One part of the Prunus persica cultivar Lovell chromosome G5, Prunus_persica_NCBIv2, whole genome shotgun sequence genome encodes these proteins:
- the LOC18776906 gene encoding dCTP pyrophosphatase 1 encodes MSQSGGELGSEEMGSSYEVARNAKDVSLQELRDRLAEFAQVRGWDQYHSPRNLLLALVGEVGELSEIFQWKGEVARGLPNWTCDEKEHLEEELSDVLLYLIQLADVCGLDLGQAALSKIVKNARKYPVTNQTPNSTN; translated from the exons ATGAGCCAAAGTGGAGGAGAGCTAGGATCAGAAGAGATGGGAAGTTCTTATGAGGTTGCAAGAAATGCTAAGGATGTTTCACTTCAAGAACTCAGAGATAGGCTTGCTGAGTTTGCTCAAGTAAGAGGATGGGATCAATATCACAGTCCAAGGAACCTCCTTCTAGCTCTG GTGGGAGAGGTTGGAGAATTGTCTGAAATTTTCCAATGGAAGGGAGAAGTTGCAAGAGGACTGCCTAATTGGACTTGTGATGAGAAAGAGCATTTGGAAGAGGAGCTCTCTGATGTCTTGCTTTATCTGATTCAACTTGCTGATGTTTGTGGACTTGATCTTGGACAAGCTGCACTCTCCAAAATTGTCAAGAATGCTAGGAAATACCCTGTTACCAATCAAACACCAAACTCCACCAACTAG